In Aspergillus fumigatus Af293 chromosome 2, whole genome shotgun sequence, a genomic segment contains:
- the hmg1 gene encoding HMG-CoA reductase, with protein MATSLITRKLRSAEATNDVEPGWLKRQVTGVLQSISSHACQHPIHTIVVIALLASTTYVGLLEGSLFDSVRNSRNIAGQVDVDTLLQGSRNLRLGESTSWKWQVEDSLASQDYTGVNHLALTTFIFSDSLSKSSSIAPAATELPIPSNASAQPVPFTPNLFSPFSHDSSLAFTLPFDQVPQFLKAVQEIPDTSSDEDDGEQKKWIMRAARGSAYGSGGAIKLWLADAWGSFVDLIKHAETIDIVIMTLGYLSMHLSFVSLFFSMRRLGSNFWLAATVLFSGVFAFLFGLLVTTKLGVPINVLLLSEGLPFLVVTIGFEKPIILTRAVLTAAADNRGRAGQASSSTTKSIQDSIQTAIKEQGFEIIRDYCIEIAILIAGAASGVQGGLRQFCFLAAWILFFDCVLLFTFYTTILCIKLEINRIKRHITLRKALEEDGITHRVAENVASSNDWPLTESESSNKTSIFGRKLRSSSVRRFKILMVGGFVLVNVVNLSTIPFRDSSQGAGLPLLSRVSNVFAPTPIDPFKVAENGLDSIYVSAKSQMMETVVTVIPPIKYKLEYPSVYYAALGESRTFDIEYTDQFLDAVGGRVIESLLKSIEDPIISKWIIAALTLSIILNGYLFNAARWSIKEPEVAPVPAAPTVAVVEAKKEYPKIDLNPDTPKRSLEECEAFLKEKRAAYLSDEELIELSLRGKIPGYALEKTMENEDLMSRVDAFTRAVKIRRAVVARTPATSAITGSLECSKLPYKDYNYTLVHGACCENVIGYLPLPLGVAGPLTIDGQSYFIPMATTEGVLVASTSRGAKAINAGGGAVTVLTGDGMTRGPCVGFPTLARAAAAKVWIDSEEGRSILTAAFNSTSRFARLQHLKTALAGTYLYIRFKTTTGDAMGMNMISKGVEKALHVMATECGFDDMATISVSGNFCTDKKAAAINWIDGRGKSVVAEAIIPGDVVRSVLKSDVNALVELNTSKNLIGSAMAGSVGGFNAHASNIVTAVFLATGQDPAQNVESSSCITTMRNLNGNLQIAVSMPSIEVGTIGGGTILEAQSAMLDMLGVRGSHPTNPGDNARQLARIVAAAVLAGELSLCSALAAGHLVRAHMAHNRSAATTRTSTPVSAAVSAARGLTMSSSE; from the exons ATGGCTACCTCTCTGATTACAAGGAAGCTTCGTTCGGCAGAAGCCACGAACGATGTCGAACCGGGATGGCTAAAGCGTCAGGTCACTGGCGTTTTACAGTCCATCTCGAGTCACGCTTGTCAGCACCCTATACACACCATTGTGGTTATTGCATTGCTCGCCAGTACGACGTACGTCGGTCTCCTTGAAGGGAGTTTGTTCGACAGCGTCAGGAATTCCAGGAATATTGCAGGTCAAGTGGACGTCGATACTCTGCTTCAGGGCAGCCGGAATCTTCGGTTGGGTGAGAGTACATCTTGGAAATGGCAGGTGGAGGACAGTTTAGCGAGCCAGGACTACACG GGCGTCAACCATCTTGCCTTAACaaccttcatcttctcggaTTCCCTGTCCAAGTCATCTTCAATCGCTCCTGCCGCAACAGAATTACCGATTCCTTCCAATGCCTCTGCTCAACCAGTGCCATTTACACCTAACTTGTTCTCGCCCTTCTCCCATGACTCTTCTCTTGCATTCACCTTGCCGTTTGATCAGGTCCCACAATTTCTGAAAGCGGTGCAGGAGATCCCGGACACCTCCtccgatgaggacgacggggaacaaaagaaatggatcaTGCGGGCCGCTCGTGGCTCGGCTTATGGCTCTGGTGGTGCTATCAAGCTCTGGTTGGCAGATGCGTGGGGTTCATTCgtggatttgatcaag CACGCGGAAACTATTGATATTGTCATCATGACCCTGGGATACCTTTCGATGCACCTTAGCTTCGTgtccctcttcttctcgatgcGGCGTCTCGGCTCTAACTTCTGGTTGGCTGCCACAGTCCTCTTCTCGGGCGTTTTTGCATTTTTGTTTGGTCTTCTGGTCACAACGAAGCTTGGCGTCCCGATCAATGTCCTTTTGCTGTCCGAGGGCCTTCCATTCCTTGTTGTCACTATCGGTTTCGAGAAGCCAATCATTCTTACCAGGGCTGTTCTCACTGCGGCAGCGGACAACAGGGGCAGAGCTGGTCAAGCTTCGTCAAGCACCACAAAGTCCATTCAGGACTCTATTCAGACCGCGATCAAGGAACAAGGTTTTGAGATTATCCGCGATTACTGCATCGAGATCGCCATTCTTATTGCCGGGGCCGCTTCTGGAGTCCAGGGTGGGTTGCGACAATTCTGTTTTCTCGCGGCGTGGATCTTGTTTTTCGACTGCGTTCTACTTTTCACTTTCTACACCACCATCCTCTGCATCAAACTCGAAATTAACCGGATCAAGCGCCACATCACTCTTCGCAaagctctggaagaagatggtaTCACCCATCGGGTGGCCGAGAATGTCGCTTCCAGTAATGATTGGCCTCTGACCGAATCTGAGAGCAGCAACAAGACTAGCATCTTTGGGAGAAAGCTCCGCTCCAGCAGTGTTCGCAGATTCAAGATTTTGATGGTAGGAGGTTTTGTCTTGGTCAATGTGGTGAATCTATCCACCATCCCATTCCGGGACTCAAGCCAGGGTGCTGGCCTACCTCTACTGTCTCGTGTCTCTAATGTGTTTGCGCCTACGCCCATTGACCCTTTCAAGGTCGCAGAAAATGGGCTTGACTCAATCTATGTCTCTGCAAAGAGCCAGATGATGGAGACGGTTGTGACAGTCATCCCTCCAATCAAGTACAAGCTTGAATATCCTTCTGTATACTACGCCGCTTTGGGTGAAAGCCGCACTTTCGATATCGAGTACACCGATCAGTTCCTCGACGCCGTTGGCGGGCGTGTCATCGAGAGTCTTCTCAAGAGTATCGAAGATCCTATCATCAGCAAGTGGATCATTGCTGCTCTGACCCTGAGCATTATCTTGAACGGCTACTTGTTCAATGCCGCTCGCTGGAGCATTAAGGAGCCCGAAGTTGCCCCTGTCCCTGCCGCCCCCACGGTGGCTGTggtggaagcgaagaaggaaTACCCTAAGATCGACTTGAACCCCGACACTCCCAAGAGGAGTTTAGAAGAATGTGAGGCCTTCTTGAAAGAGAAGCGAGCCGCTTACTTGAGCgatgaagaattgattgaACTTTCCCTGCGAGGCAAGATTCCTGGCTATGCGTTGGAAAAGACCATGGAGAACGAGGACCTCATGAGCCGTGTGGATGCGTTCACTAGAGCGGTCAAGATCCGTCGAGCTGTTGTTGCTCGAACTCCTGCCACTTCCGCTATCACAGGCTCTTTGGAATGTTCAAAGCTCCCATACAAGGATTACAACTATACCCTTGTGCACGGTGCCTGCTGTGAGAATGTCATTGGATATCTGCCATTGCCTTTGGGAGTGGCTGGCCCCTTGACCATTGATGGCCAGAGCTACTTTATTCCCATGGCTACCACGGAAGGTGTGCTGGTGGCCAGCACAAGTCGAGGCGCCAAGGCGATTAACGCAGGTGGTGGCGCGGTCACTGTCCTGACTGGCGACGGCATGACTCGTGGCCCTTGTGTCGGTTTCCCTACTCTTGCACGCGCGGCGGCTGCTAAGGTCTGGATTGATTCAGAAGAGGGTCGAAGCATTTTGACTGCGGCTTTTAACTCTACCAGTCGGTTTGCCCGCCTTCAACATCTTAAGACGGCTCTCGCTGGCACTTATCTTTACATCCGGTTCAAGACCACAACAGGTGACGCCATGGGGATGAATATGATCTCTAAAGGTGTCGAAAAGGCGCTCCACGTTATGGCGACTGAGTGCGGCTTTGACGACATGGCTACCATTTCCGTTTCTGGTAACTTCTGTACTGACAAAAAGGCTGCTGCTATTAACTGGATTGACGGTCGTGGCAAGTCCGTGGTGGCTGAGGCCATCATTCCTGGTGATGTTGTCCGGAGCGTGCTCAAGAGTGACGTAAATGCCCTGGTCGAGCTCAATACCAGTAAGAACTTGATTGGAAGTGCTATGGCCGGAAGCGTGGGTGGGTTCAACGCTCACGCATCGAACATTGTCACTGCTGTTTTCTTGGCAACGGGTCAGGATCCTGCGCAGAATGtcgagagcagcagctgtATCACGACCATGAGAAA CCTCAATGGCAACCTCCAGATCGCTGTGTCTATGCCTTCCATCGAAGTTGGCACAATCGGCGGTGGCACGATTCTCGAAGCACAATCTGCCATGCTTGATATGCTAGGTGTCCGTGGTTCCCACCCTACCAATCCAGGTGACAACGCTCGGCAACTTGCTCGAATTGTCGCTGCCGCTGTTCTTGCGGGAGAGCTGAGCTTGTGCTCTGCACTTGCCGCCGGCCACCTTGTCAGAGCGCACATGG